The Bacillus alveayuensis genome contains the following window.
GTTACATGTGATTGCAAAAGAACTCCATATGAATACCACTCTTTCTGACAAGGTCAAAGCCCATGTACAACAAAAACGTCAATATCGAAAGCCCTTGTCTTTCGTGAAAAAATAAAAGAGCCGAAAATGGCTCTTTCTTTGTTGAAGATTCTCCCTATTATCATCGCTTACAAATGACATGTTCTTTTTTATCTACACCTAAATCCTTTAGGGCTACTTTTAAATCGCCCGAAGGAGATGGACCAAATACAATATGTATCATTGTTCACAGCTCCTCTTGACTGTAGTTATAAAATATTTTTCATTTCCTCTTATTTCTTTCCACTCTATTTTGTACTCATTCTTTAGGTGATACGTGATATCTTTCTTGCCAGTAGGCTTTTGAATTTTCCCTTTTAACAGCTTTTCCTTTCTAAAAAGACGATAAATTCCTTTCTCTCCCTTACTGATATAGAATAAAGGGTCATTTACAACAACTAAACAATATGAATGCGAAAAACCTACATCAACAAGCTCTTCGAGGAACTTGATATCTTTACATATAGAAAACATTTGCTCTGGATATTGACCATTTATAGGATATTTTATCTCAATACAATGCCTTTCCTTGGTATCAGAATTAAAAACGACAATATCCATTTCCTTTTTAAGAAAATTTCCTTTATCTAATCCAAAATAACCGATGTTCCGTTCTAATTGAATTTTATATTCCTTAGATAAGTTAGCTCTTAAAAAAATCGCTAATTCAAACTGAATACTGAATTCATTGTATATTTCTATGTTGTCATTTGAGACCTCAGTCATAAACTCATCTATATGTACTTTTAAATCCAAATCTATCACCCTTAATTTTTGAACTTAATTAATTCACTTTCGTGTTTATAAGCTCTTTGTTGTCTTGAATGGAGCGTACTCCTCATCAAAACACATAAACCAGTAGCCCGACTCATCTTGTGTGCAAATAGCAGTTCTTACTTCATTTAATCCCGTTGGCGTAAAATAATAGGCACAAACTCGTTCTAAATGCAGTTCGTTATCGTAGTAACGATAAACCATTAAAGCATTCGACTTTTGAACTGCATTCTTTTGAATAACTAAATCGTTAAGAAAATCAATTCTTTCAGGCGATTCTATGTATTGTATTCCTATCACATTATGAGGAACATAACCTTCTTCTGTTAGAGAAAAAAGTTTTTCAATCGTATCAACGTCTTTATTCCAAACATTTTCTCGTTCTAAATGCAGGGCGAGATACAAGAAATTTTCATCATCAACTCGAACTCATGCATCCCACTTCCACCAAGATAAATACATCGGTCTGGAACGCCCTTTCAGCTTATCAAATTTCGAGTCTTCTACAAATACATCAAAGCCAAGCATTTCCCCTAAATTGGCAAAATAATCGATTTCTCTTTTGGTGAACATGGATCGATTATGTAAATGTGATAAATTCATTCTTCGGTAATTCCGTACATATCCTTCAAAAAATTGCATTAGATTGAAATATTGTTTTTCCAATATCATTATTCATCCTCTTTCTTAGCTTTATTATCGCAAGTGATACGCTAAATCGATG
Protein-coding sequences here:
- a CDS encoding hypothetical protein (product_source=Hypo-rule applied), with translation MIHIVFGPSPSGDLKVALKDLGVDKKEHVICKR
- a CDS encoding hypothetical protein (product_source=Hypo-rule applied; superfamily=140657) — translated: MDLKVHIDEFMTEVSNDNIEIYNEFSIQFELAIFLRANLSKEYKIQLERNIGYFGLDKGNFLKKEMDIVVFNSDTKERHCIEIKYPINGQYPEQMFSICKDIKFLEELVDVGFSHSYCLVVVNDPLFYISKGEKGIYRLFRKEKLLKGKIQKPTGKKDITYHLKNEYKIEWKEIRGNEKYFITTVKRSCEQ
- a CDS encoding hypothetical protein (product_source=Hypo-rule applied), which produces MYLALHLERENVWNKDVDTIEKLFSLTEEGYVPHNVIGIQYIESPERIDFLNDLVIQKNAVQKSNALMVYRYYDNELHLERVCAYYFTPTGLNEVRTAICTQDESGYWFMCFDEEYAPFKTTKSL
- a CDS encoding hypothetical protein (product_source=Hypo-rule applied; cath_funfam=3.20.20.140; superfamily=56112); the encoded protein is MILEKQYFNLMQFFEGYVRNYRRMNLSHLHNRSMFTKREIDYFANLGEMLGFDVFVEDSKFDKLKGRSRPMYLSWWKWDA